A window of the Limanda limanda chromosome 8, fLimLim1.1, whole genome shotgun sequence genome harbors these coding sequences:
- the LOC133009245 gene encoding DNA polymerase III PolC-type-like: MSSNSTIVFFDLETTGLDTNVCDITQLSAVCGEKLFNVYTLPSRAITEGAKRVTGLTVSNGGLFLHGNLLHTIPVYEALTSFIAFLQSFPRPILLAAHNAKGFDAPILTRVLLQKHLLQEFQQVVSGYLDTLQLSRWLHPDLPRHSQQFLVSYFLGWPYNAHNATEDARMLQELYKTWNPDQKNVSTSIFSAALML; this comes from the exons ATGTCTTCCAACTCTACCATCGTCTTCTTCGACCTGGAGACAACTGGATTAG ACACCAACGTGTGTGACATCACCCAGTTGTCTGCTGTCTGTGGAGAGAAACTCTTCAACGTCTACACCCTCCCCTCCCGCGCCATCACCGAGGGCGCCAAGCGGGTTACGGGCCTCACCGTTAGCAATGGTGGCCTGTTTCTCCATGGGAATCTCCTGCACACCATCCCTGTCTACGAGGCTCTCACCTCTTTTATAGCCTTCCTTCAATCCTTTCCCCGTCCAATACTGCTGGCGGCCCACAATGCCAAGGGCTTTGATGCCCCTATTCTCACCAGAGTGCTGCTGCAGAAACACCTCCTGCAGGAGTTCCAGCAGGTGGTGTCTGGGTATTTGGACACCTTACAGCTGAGCAGGTGGCTCCATCCTGATCTGCCCAGACACTCCCAGCAGTTTCTGGTCAGCTACTTCCTTGGATGGCCCTACAACGCTCATAATGCTACGGAGGATGCCAGGATGCTACAGGAGCTGTACAAGACATGGAATCCTGATCAAAAGAATGTCTCGACAAGTATTTTTAGTGCAGCCCTGATGTTATAA
- the LOC133009727 gene encoding uncharacterized protein LOC133009727 codes for MQESQSVVFFDLETTGLGQSCDIVQLAAVSGGHSLNLYVLPRCRMERGAARVTGFRVRRQRLYLHRQLVLTNSLREVLVSFIAFLRMLRRPLVIGHNIRRFDCRVLSRALDELDLRAGFNSSISGCVDSLPLAREMLRDRCLKSFRQESLVKELLGVTYKAHDALEDVRALQALYSVLQPTPELVCSHMFTLDTMARKAGVKAAKAKVSCQMPVQRPLWEHLRQAVKVTESKAEDNNEESLSDLKGGQRRLEDELTNKNQLIMSETESRSTLTNAYIDCLAAK; via the exons ATGCAAGAGTCACAGTCTGTGGTTTTCTTTGACCTGGAGACGACTGGACTGG GTCAGAGTTGTGACATCGTCCAGTTGGCGGCAGTGAGTGGAGGACATTCGCTCAACCTTTACGTCCTCCCTCGCTGTCGGATGGAGCGGGGAGCAGCCAGAGTCACCGGCTTCCGGGTTCGCAGACAGAGGCTGTATCTCCATCGCCAGCTTGTCCTCACCAATTCCCTTAGAGAGGTCCTGGTCTCCTTCATAGCCTTCCTCCGAATGCTCAGACGCCCGCTTGTCATCGGCCACAACATTCGTCGCTTCGACTGCCGTGTGCTGTCTCGAGCTCTTGACGAACTGGACCTCAGAGCAGGATTTAACTCGTCGATCTCGGGCTGCGTCGACAGTCTTCCACTGGCCCGTGAGATGCTGAGGGACCGCTGCCTGAAGAGTTTCCGACAGGAGAGTCtggtgaaggagctgctggGTGTGACCTACAAGGCCCATGATGCTTTGGAGGATGTGCGGGCATTGCAGGCTCTCTACAGCGTGCTTCAGCCCACACCAGAGTTAGTTTGTAGTCATATGTTTACTCTGGACACCATGGCACGCAAAGCAGGTGTGAAAGCTGCCAAAGCTAAAGTGTCCTGTCAGATGCCAgtacagcgccccctgtgggAGCACTTAAGACAGGCGGTGAAGGTCACAGAGAGCAAAGCAGAGGACAATAATGAAGAA tctctctctgacctgaaGGGCGGacagaggaggctggaggatgagctAACAAACAAGAACCAGCTCATCATGAGTGAAACTGAGAGCAGGAGCACTCTTACCAACGCCTACATCGACTGCCTGGCCGCCAAATAA